The region TGTCGCGATGAATACGCATTTCGGTTGGGCCTGATGgattcaagttaacatgtcttatatactagtgatttgttatttaacatttgtagtggtagttacgccacaaccTCATGATGgattcaagttaacatgtcttatatactagtgatttgttatttaacatttgtagtggtagttacgccacagacCTTAATGGGAAGAACTGGAGAAAGTTCTATAACGAATGAAGTGCTTTTATCACTTCATGTTACTGACTTAAATATTTGTGACTTATGGTCACTTGATTCTCTGGGAATTACGGAACCGAATATTTCTCAAACGAGATCAGAAATTGAGGGAGCCGCGAAAGATCATTTTGTTCGGTCGTTAAGAAGGGATGAAGAAGGTAGATATGAAGTGTCTCTCCCCTGGTTGGAGGTTCATCCTGAATTACCGGACAATCAAAACCTTGCCGAAAAGCGGTTAAAGTCTTGCGTAAAGGCGTTACAAAAACGAAACTGTTTACATGAATATGAAAACGTCTTCAGAGATTGGGTAGccgaaaaaattattgaacccGTTGATTCAGAGGAACTGATAAAAGATAAAGGTCATTATTTACCGCATAGACCAGTATTTAAAGAGAACTCCACAACTAAAAGCCAACCGGTTTTTGATGCGTCTGCTAAGGAAAGAAATTCTGTGTCGCTGAACGATTGCGTTGAGAAAGGGCCGAATAATTTAGAACTGATCCCTAAGCTCATTAACAGATTTCGTCAGGGGAAATTTGGGGTAATATCGGACATTCGTCGAGCTTTCCAACAAATAAACGTTGCTCCCTCAGACAAGAAATTTCTGCGATTCCTATGGTGGGAGGGAGGTGATCCAGGGAAACTTATTGTTTATTCACATTGCCGTGTAGTTTTCGGCGTAAATGCAAGCCCATTTTTACTCGCCGCGactataaattatcatttagagAATGTAGATGAAACCAAGAGAGACATAgctttaaaacttaaagattCCATGCATGTAGACAATTGTGTTGCAAGTGTGAACACTATTGAAGAGTTAAATTCTTTCATTACGGTGTCTAAAGAATTAATGGCTTCAGCACAATTCGACCTAAGGGATTGGAAACATAATCGGCCAGATAGTGATGAGGAAACCTCAATTTTGAACTTGTCTGGAGATAACTATAAAGAAATCGTTTCAGTATTGGGCCTTAAATGGAATTTATACGGGGATACTTTATCTTGTGAGATAAATGAGGAAAATGAACCCATTCCGAGTAAACGAAATGTATTATCTCTGTTAAGCCGAAATTTTGACCCTATTGGGTTTACAAGTCCAGTCACACTAGTTCCTAAA is a window of Parasteatoda tepidariorum isolate YZ-2023 unplaced genomic scaffold, CAS_Ptep_4.0 HiC_scaffold_15015, whole genome shotgun sequence DNA encoding:
- the LOC122274010 gene encoding uncharacterized protein; translated protein: MGRTGESSITNEVLLSLHVTDLNICDLWSLDSLGITEPNISQTRSEIEGAAKDHFVRSLRRDEEGRYEVSLPWLEVHPELPDNQNLAEKRLKSCVKALQKRNCLHEYENVFRDWVAEKIIEPVDSEELIKDKGHYLPHRPVFKENSTTKSQPVFDASAKERNSVSLNDCVEKGPNNLELIPKLINRFRQGKFGVISDIRRAFQQINVAPSDKKFLRFLWWEGGDPGKLIVYSHCRVVFGVNASPFLLAATINYHLENVDETKRDIALKLKDSMHVDNCVASVNTIEELNSFITVSKELMASAQFDLRDWKHNRPDSDEETSILNLSGDNYKEIVSVLGLKWNLYGDTLSCEINEENEPIPSKRNVLSLLSRNFDPIGFTSPVTLVPKLILQECWKEKINWDTGLPDNXINPFRECWKEKINWDTGLPDNLRNKFLKWANELKYLKEIEIPRKTPDLDENSTLHVFVDASKSAYAASIFIRNVKGGIVNCQLLQAKSK